The following proteins come from a genomic window of Montipora capricornis isolate CH-2021 chromosome 9, ASM3666992v2, whole genome shotgun sequence:
- the LOC138015483 gene encoding transcription factor SOX-15-like, whose product MELHFPGLEDLHIKRPLNSFMVWAKERRRQMNRDNPKMRNAEISKILGEEWKQLSDDVKKPFIEEAIRLRRQHKIDHPNYRYRPRRKNRLESGSAGEMVQNSDRYRQQFAPYPNTRPTSSGFLTHSIPQDYKAAMFPPRYGLENHGFVGTEHVSKPVGSASAGYIPPFPVRPSDLPPWNGYLSPTSSPYYFEPSRFTLPCENSVRTGTIHHPGSIPHPRDKLPSPTSQTISRPHTAWPYFASKAELQYA is encoded by the coding sequence ATGGAGCTGCATTTTCCAGGGCTCGAAGACCTTCACATTAAGCGACCCTTGAACTCGTTCATGGTCTGGGCAAAGGAGCGAAGACGGCAAATGAACAGGGACAATCCGAAAATGCGAAATGCGGAGATCAGCAAAATCCTTGGCGAGGAGTGGAAGCAGCTGTCAGACGATGTGAAAAAACCGTTCATAGAGGAAGCGATTCGCCTCAGGCGCCAGCACAAGATTGACCACCCGAACTACCGGTACAGACCGCGAAGGAAAAATCGTCTTGAGTCCGGTAGCGCAGGTGAGATGGTTCAAAACAGCGATCGTTACCGCCAGCAATTTGCGCCGTACCCTAACACGCGTCCAACATCGTCTGGATTCCTAACACACTCGATACCACAAGATTACAAAGCTGCGATGTTTCCACCAAGATACGGCCTCGAAAATCACGGGTTTGTTGGTACCGAGCACGTTTCAAAGCCGGTGGGCAGCGCTTCGGCAGGTTACATTCCTCCGTTTCCAGTTCGACCTTCCGACCTTCCGCCCTGGAATGGCTATCTGTCCCCTACTTCTTCTCCGTATTACTTCGAGCCTTCTCGGTTCACACTTCCGTGTGAAAACTCTGTCAGAACGGGTACCATCCACCACCCAGGAAGCATACCACATCCCAGAGACAAACTACCAAGTCCCACCAGTCAAACCATCAGCAGACCACATACTGCGTGGCCTTACTTTGCTTCTAAAGCGGAACTGCAATATGCTTAG